The Betta splendens chromosome 7, fBetSpl5.4, whole genome shotgun sequence genome includes a window with the following:
- the LOC114858487 gene encoding PHD finger protein 20-like isoform X9, whose protein sequence is MKTPPGRSGITFEVGAQLEARDRHQNWYQATIEKVDRDKERVLIHYRQWSRRHNEWFSWNSPYLRPLERVSLRRQGLNPQQLRPMFVSGTKVLACWTDCRFYPAKVLRVNKDGSYTVRFFDGVVRTVKPTKVKPFQKQKSRSEKSAVGSEGWEEGESEEEEGGGEREKEDKDDREEVTEEKATLQEKEGSDEEVRKRKAETSSSHTASKKKMEDSIQIQPVTAHSARSPSNPVHIDRDVLLERQAHLPTTHKFSREPLYRVIKNQPPPILSIELDHNPFKCPAPGCTKSFRKSILLHYHVKYYHSDQQLDEQGSEHEAQRRKRSSSEGGICMFNRKNENQNSACHREDREHSPIGTEPNKDRESKKMGGYDRKERKNFLRVKLKKKKKKKRKRSHSGLCSSDDENSDRPAITLKLSSRHGSTGTQVDDGSDWSTLTAESGEDCWPVAMELEDCEVVRCVCEVDEENDFMIQCESCLCWQHGTCMGLYEGSVPHNYVCFYCGNTAGWRRPQCFRSEPDLLISGHMFGLSCVKENYSEINASKILLTNRLLTHTRSFSQMLAGLKLKISLLDSPAHPDLQLWRLPWGQVEGLRLASSPREEPPACYISSEHCYQKPGASWEKEGRGQTAAVKQEQDTEQKEIKAENDNNPVTDTTTDNSGSTVVKLDEHTDTSIKIEEHTPEPHLASVVECELNLLEHIESMHSQISAGMDLIERELDELESWLDHSGELQPPDPLSRLPQLKQRIKRLLCDLCTVRRLSVCH, encoded by the exons atgaaGACTCCTCCCGGCAGGTCAGGAATCACTTTTGAGGTTGGCGCACAGCTGGAGGCCAGAGACCGCCACCAGAACTG GTACCAGGCAACGATTGAAAAAGTTGACAGGGACAAAGAGCGTGTTCTGATCCACTATCGTCAGTGGAGCCGTCGACACAATgaatggtttagctggaactcTCCATATCTCCGGCCACTGGAGCGAGTCAGTCTGAGGAGGCAGGGACTAAATCCACAACAGTTACGACCG atgtttgtttcaGGCACAAAGGTTCTGGCCTGTTGGACAGACTGTCGTTTCTACCCAGCCAAAGTCCTCAGAGTCAACAAGGATG gCTCATACACAGTGCGTTTTTTTGATGGTGTGGTTCGTACTGTGAAGCCCACCAAGGTCAAACCATTCCAGAAA CAGAAGTCCAGATCTGAGAAGAGTGCTGTAGGAAGCGAGGGatgggaggaaggagaaagcgaggaggaggagggtggcgGGGAACGGGAGAAGGAAGATAAAGATGACAGGGAAGAGGTGACAGAGGAAAAGGCAACATTacaggagaaggaaggaagtgatgaggaggtgaggaagaggaaggcagAAACGTCATCATCTCACACAGCATCGAAGAAGAAAATGGAAGATA GTATTCAAATTCAGCCAGTCACAGCCCACTCTGCTCGGTCACCTTCTAACCCTGTGCACATTGACAGAG ATGTCCTGTTGGAGCGCCAGGCTCACCTGCCCACCACACACAAGTTCAGTAGAGAACCAT tgtACAGGGTGATAAAGAACCAGcctcctcccatcctctccaTTGAGCTGGATCACAACCCATTCAAGTGTCCTGCACCAGGATGTACCAAGTCGTTCAGGAAGTCCATTCTGCTGCACTACCACGTCAAGTACTACCACTCTGACCAGCAGCTGGACGAGCAAGGCAGCGAGCACGAAGCACAGAG GAGGAAGCGGTCGTCTTCAGAGGGGGGCATCTGcatgttcaacaggaagaatgAGAACCAGAACAGCGCCTGTCACCGAGAAGACAGAGAGCACAGCCCCATAGGGACAG AaccaaacaaagacagagagagcaaGAAAATGGGAGGATATgacagaaaggaaaggaagaacTTTTTGAGAGTAaaactaaagaagaagaaaaagaagaaaaggaagagaagtCATTCAG GACTCTGCAGTAGCGATGATGAGAACTCTGACAGACCTGCAATCACTCTGAAGCTGTCTTCTAGGCATGGCAGCACAGGTACACAAG TTGACGATGGCAGTGACTGGTCGACGCTTACAGCCGAGAGTGGGGAGGACTGTTGGCCTGTTGCaatggagctggaggactgtGAGgtggtgaggtgtgtgtgtgaagtggacGAGGAGAACGACTTCATGATCCAG TGTGAGTCGTGTCTGTGTTGGCAGCATGGCACCTGTATGGGATTATACGAAGGCAGCGTGCCACACAACTATGTCTGCTTCTACTGTGGAAACACTGCAG GATGGAGGCGTCCCCAGTGTTTTCGCTCAGAGCCCGATTTGCTGATATCTGGTCACATGTTTGGCCTGTCGTGTGTGAAGGAGAACTACTCGGAGATCAATGCCTCGAAGATCTTGCTCACCAACCGTCTgctgacgcacacacgcagcttcAGTCAGATGCTCGCTGGGCTGAAGCTCAAAATCAGCTTGTTAGA CTCTCCAGCCCATcctgacctgcagctgtggaggttGCCATGGGGACAAGTAGAGGGGCTTAGACTGGCATCCAGCCCAAGGGAAGAACCTCCTGCCTGCTACATCAGCAGTGAGCACTGCTACCAAAAGCCTGGAGCATCATgggagaaagaggggagagggcaaacagctgcagtgaagcaggaacaggacACAGAGCAAAAG GAAATAAAGGCGGAAAATGACAACAACCCAGTGACTGATACCACAACAGACAACAGTGGAAGCACTGTGGTGAAACTAgatgaacacacagacacaagcataAAGATAGAGGAACACACGCCTGAACCCCATCTAGCATCTGTGGTTGAGTGTGAGTTGAACCTGCTGGAGCACATTGAGTCTATGCACAGCCAGATCAGCGCCGGGATGGACCTGATTGAGCGGGAGCTGGACG AGCTGGAGTCCTGGTTGGACCACTCGGGtgagctccagcctccagaCCCTCTTTCGCGTCTCCCACAGCTCAAACAGAGAATCAAGCGGCTGTTGTGCGACCTGTGCACCGTGAGACGGCTGTCTGTCTGCCACTGA
- the LOC114858487 gene encoding PHD finger protein 20-like isoform X8 — MKTPPGRSGITFEVGAQLEARDRHQNWYQATIEKVDRDKERVLIHYRQWSRRHNEWFSWNSPYLRPLERVSLRRQGLNPQQLRPMFVSGTKVLACWTDCRFYPAKVLRVNKDGSYTVRFFDGVVRTVKPTKVKPFQKQKSRSEKSAVGSEGWEEGESEEEEGGGEREKEDKDDREEVTEEKATLQEKEGSDEEVRKRKAETSSSHTASKKKMEDSIQIQPVTAHSARSPSNPVHIDRDVLLERQAHLPTTHKFSREPLYRVIKNQPPPILSIELDHNPFKCPAPGCTKSFRKSILLHYHVKYYHSDQQLDEQGSEHEAQRRKRSSSEGGICMFNRKNENQNSACHREDREHSPIGTEPNKDRESKKMGGYDRKERKNFLRVKLKKKKKKKRKRSHSGLCSSDDENSDRPAITLKLSSRHGSTGTQAVDDGSDWSTLTAESGEDCWPVAMELEDCEVVRCVCEVDEENDFMIQCESCLCWQHGTCMGLYEGSVPHNYVCFYCGNTAGWRRPQCFRSEPDLLISGHMFGLSCVKENYSEINASKILLTNRLLTHTRSFSQMLAGLKLKISLLDSPAHPDLQLWRLPWGQVEGLRLASSPREEPPACYISSEHCYQKPGASWEKEGRGQTAAVKQEQDTEQKEIKAENDNNPVTDTTTDNSGSTVVKLDEHTDTSIKIEEHTPEPHLASVVECELNLLEHIESMHSQISAGMDLIERELDELESWLDHSGELQPPDPLSRLPQLKQRIKRLLCDLCTVRRLSVCH; from the exons atgaaGACTCCTCCCGGCAGGTCAGGAATCACTTTTGAGGTTGGCGCACAGCTGGAGGCCAGAGACCGCCACCAGAACTG GTACCAGGCAACGATTGAAAAAGTTGACAGGGACAAAGAGCGTGTTCTGATCCACTATCGTCAGTGGAGCCGTCGACACAATgaatggtttagctggaactcTCCATATCTCCGGCCACTGGAGCGAGTCAGTCTGAGGAGGCAGGGACTAAATCCACAACAGTTACGACCG atgtttgtttcaGGCACAAAGGTTCTGGCCTGTTGGACAGACTGTCGTTTCTACCCAGCCAAAGTCCTCAGAGTCAACAAGGATG gCTCATACACAGTGCGTTTTTTTGATGGTGTGGTTCGTACTGTGAAGCCCACCAAGGTCAAACCATTCCAGAAA CAGAAGTCCAGATCTGAGAAGAGTGCTGTAGGAAGCGAGGGatgggaggaaggagaaagcgaggaggaggagggtggcgGGGAACGGGAGAAGGAAGATAAAGATGACAGGGAAGAGGTGACAGAGGAAAAGGCAACATTacaggagaaggaaggaagtgatgaggaggtgaggaagaggaaggcagAAACGTCATCATCTCACACAGCATCGAAGAAGAAAATGGAAGATA GTATTCAAATTCAGCCAGTCACAGCCCACTCTGCTCGGTCACCTTCTAACCCTGTGCACATTGACAGAG ATGTCCTGTTGGAGCGCCAGGCTCACCTGCCCACCACACACAAGTTCAGTAGAGAACCAT tgtACAGGGTGATAAAGAACCAGcctcctcccatcctctccaTTGAGCTGGATCACAACCCATTCAAGTGTCCTGCACCAGGATGTACCAAGTCGTTCAGGAAGTCCATTCTGCTGCACTACCACGTCAAGTACTACCACTCTGACCAGCAGCTGGACGAGCAAGGCAGCGAGCACGAAGCACAGAG GAGGAAGCGGTCGTCTTCAGAGGGGGGCATCTGcatgttcaacaggaagaatgAGAACCAGAACAGCGCCTGTCACCGAGAAGACAGAGAGCACAGCCCCATAGGGACAG AaccaaacaaagacagagagagcaaGAAAATGGGAGGATATgacagaaaggaaaggaagaacTTTTTGAGAGTAaaactaaagaagaagaaaaagaagaaaaggaagagaagtCATTCAG GACTCTGCAGTAGCGATGATGAGAACTCTGACAGACCTGCAATCACTCTGAAGCTGTCTTCTAGGCATGGCAGCACAGGTACACAAG CAGTTGACGATGGCAGTGACTGGTCGACGCTTACAGCCGAGAGTGGGGAGGACTGTTGGCCTGTTGCaatggagctggaggactgtGAGgtggtgaggtgtgtgtgtgaagtggacGAGGAGAACGACTTCATGATCCAG TGTGAGTCGTGTCTGTGTTGGCAGCATGGCACCTGTATGGGATTATACGAAGGCAGCGTGCCACACAACTATGTCTGCTTCTACTGTGGAAACACTGCAG GATGGAGGCGTCCCCAGTGTTTTCGCTCAGAGCCCGATTTGCTGATATCTGGTCACATGTTTGGCCTGTCGTGTGTGAAGGAGAACTACTCGGAGATCAATGCCTCGAAGATCTTGCTCACCAACCGTCTgctgacgcacacacgcagcttcAGTCAGATGCTCGCTGGGCTGAAGCTCAAAATCAGCTTGTTAGA CTCTCCAGCCCATcctgacctgcagctgtggaggttGCCATGGGGACAAGTAGAGGGGCTTAGACTGGCATCCAGCCCAAGGGAAGAACCTCCTGCCTGCTACATCAGCAGTGAGCACTGCTACCAAAAGCCTGGAGCATCATgggagaaagaggggagagggcaaacagctgcagtgaagcaggaacaggacACAGAGCAAAAG GAAATAAAGGCGGAAAATGACAACAACCCAGTGACTGATACCACAACAGACAACAGTGGAAGCACTGTGGTGAAACTAgatgaacacacagacacaagcataAAGATAGAGGAACACACGCCTGAACCCCATCTAGCATCTGTGGTTGAGTGTGAGTTGAACCTGCTGGAGCACATTGAGTCTATGCACAGCCAGATCAGCGCCGGGATGGACCTGATTGAGCGGGAGCTGGACG AGCTGGAGTCCTGGTTGGACCACTCGGGtgagctccagcctccagaCCCTCTTTCGCGTCTCCCACAGCTCAAACAGAGAATCAAGCGGCTGTTGTGCGACCTGTGCACCGTGAGACGGCTGTCTGTCTGCCACTGA
- the LOC114858487 gene encoding PHD finger protein 20-like isoform X1 — protein MKTPPGRSGITFEVGAQLEARDRHQNWYQATIEKVDRDKERVLIHYRQWSRRHNEWFSWNSPYLRPLERVSLRRQGLNPQQLRPMFVSGTKVLACWTDCRFYPAKVLRVNKDGSYTVRFFDGVVRTVKPTKVKPFQKQKSRSEKSAVGSEGWEEGESEEEEGGGEREKEDKDDREEVTEEKATLQEKEGSDEEVRKRKAETSSSHTASKKKMEDSIQIQPVTAHSARSPSNPVHIDRDVLLERQAHLPTTHKFSREPLYRVIKNQPPPILSIELDHNPFKCPAPGCTKSFRKSILLHYHVKYYHSDQQLDEQGSEHEAQSRRKRSSSEGGICMFNRKNENQNSACHREDREHSPIGTAEPNKDRESKKMGGYDRKERKNFLRVKLKKKKKKKRKRSHSGLCSSDDENSDRPAITLKLSSRHGSTGTQAVDDGSDWSTLTAESGEDCWPVAMELEDCEVVRCVCEVDEENDFMIQCESCLCWQHGTCMGLYEGSVPHNYVCFYCGNTAGWRRPQCFRSEPDLLISGHMFGLSCVKENYSEINASKILLTNRLLTHTRSFSQMLAGLKLKISLLDSPAHPDLQLWRLPWGQVEGLRLASSPREEPPACYISSEHCYQKPGASWEKEGRGQTAAVKQEQDTEQKEIKAENDNNPVTDTTTDNSGSTVVKLDEHTDTSIKIEEHTPEPHLASVVECELNLLEHIESMHSQISAGMDLIERELDELESWLDHSGELQPPDPLSRLPQLKQRIKRLLCDLCTVRRLSVCH, from the exons atgaaGACTCCTCCCGGCAGGTCAGGAATCACTTTTGAGGTTGGCGCACAGCTGGAGGCCAGAGACCGCCACCAGAACTG GTACCAGGCAACGATTGAAAAAGTTGACAGGGACAAAGAGCGTGTTCTGATCCACTATCGTCAGTGGAGCCGTCGACACAATgaatggtttagctggaactcTCCATATCTCCGGCCACTGGAGCGAGTCAGTCTGAGGAGGCAGGGACTAAATCCACAACAGTTACGACCG atgtttgtttcaGGCACAAAGGTTCTGGCCTGTTGGACAGACTGTCGTTTCTACCCAGCCAAAGTCCTCAGAGTCAACAAGGATG gCTCATACACAGTGCGTTTTTTTGATGGTGTGGTTCGTACTGTGAAGCCCACCAAGGTCAAACCATTCCAGAAA CAGAAGTCCAGATCTGAGAAGAGTGCTGTAGGAAGCGAGGGatgggaggaaggagaaagcgaggaggaggagggtggcgGGGAACGGGAGAAGGAAGATAAAGATGACAGGGAAGAGGTGACAGAGGAAAAGGCAACATTacaggagaaggaaggaagtgatgaggaggtgaggaagaggaaggcagAAACGTCATCATCTCACACAGCATCGAAGAAGAAAATGGAAGATA GTATTCAAATTCAGCCAGTCACAGCCCACTCTGCTCGGTCACCTTCTAACCCTGTGCACATTGACAGAG ATGTCCTGTTGGAGCGCCAGGCTCACCTGCCCACCACACACAAGTTCAGTAGAGAACCAT tgtACAGGGTGATAAAGAACCAGcctcctcccatcctctccaTTGAGCTGGATCACAACCCATTCAAGTGTCCTGCACCAGGATGTACCAAGTCGTTCAGGAAGTCCATTCTGCTGCACTACCACGTCAAGTACTACCACTCTGACCAGCAGCTGGACGAGCAAGGCAGCGAGCACGAAGCACAGAG TAGGAGGAAGCGGTCGTCTTCAGAGGGGGGCATCTGcatgttcaacaggaagaatgAGAACCAGAACAGCGCCTGTCACCGAGAAGACAGAGAGCACAGCCCCATAGGGACAG CAGAaccaaacaaagacagagagagcaaGAAAATGGGAGGATATgacagaaaggaaaggaagaacTTTTTGAGAGTAaaactaaagaagaagaaaaagaagaaaaggaagagaagtCATTCAG GACTCTGCAGTAGCGATGATGAGAACTCTGACAGACCTGCAATCACTCTGAAGCTGTCTTCTAGGCATGGCAGCACAGGTACACAAG CAGTTGACGATGGCAGTGACTGGTCGACGCTTACAGCCGAGAGTGGGGAGGACTGTTGGCCTGTTGCaatggagctggaggactgtGAGgtggtgaggtgtgtgtgtgaagtggacGAGGAGAACGACTTCATGATCCAG TGTGAGTCGTGTCTGTGTTGGCAGCATGGCACCTGTATGGGATTATACGAAGGCAGCGTGCCACACAACTATGTCTGCTTCTACTGTGGAAACACTGCAG GATGGAGGCGTCCCCAGTGTTTTCGCTCAGAGCCCGATTTGCTGATATCTGGTCACATGTTTGGCCTGTCGTGTGTGAAGGAGAACTACTCGGAGATCAATGCCTCGAAGATCTTGCTCACCAACCGTCTgctgacgcacacacgcagcttcAGTCAGATGCTCGCTGGGCTGAAGCTCAAAATCAGCTTGTTAGA CTCTCCAGCCCATcctgacctgcagctgtggaggttGCCATGGGGACAAGTAGAGGGGCTTAGACTGGCATCCAGCCCAAGGGAAGAACCTCCTGCCTGCTACATCAGCAGTGAGCACTGCTACCAAAAGCCTGGAGCATCATgggagaaagaggggagagggcaaacagctgcagtgaagcaggaacaggacACAGAGCAAAAG GAAATAAAGGCGGAAAATGACAACAACCCAGTGACTGATACCACAACAGACAACAGTGGAAGCACTGTGGTGAAACTAgatgaacacacagacacaagcataAAGATAGAGGAACACACGCCTGAACCCCATCTAGCATCTGTGGTTGAGTGTGAGTTGAACCTGCTGGAGCACATTGAGTCTATGCACAGCCAGATCAGCGCCGGGATGGACCTGATTGAGCGGGAGCTGGACG AGCTGGAGTCCTGGTTGGACCACTCGGGtgagctccagcctccagaCCCTCTTTCGCGTCTCCCACAGCTCAAACAGAGAATCAAGCGGCTGTTGTGCGACCTGTGCACCGTGAGACGGCTGTCTGTCTGCCACTGA